A single window of Salvia splendens isolate huo1 chromosome 8, SspV2, whole genome shotgun sequence DNA harbors:
- the LOC121744190 gene encoding proteoglycan 4-like isoform X16 — protein MTDEKKPAEPPAPIDTKPPAPVDQTPPAPIDPTPPAPVDQTPPAPLDSTPPAPVDQTPPAPVDSTPPAPVDLTPPAPVDPTPTSPVDPTPPAPVDQTPPAPVDITPPAPVDQTPSAPVDSTPPAPVNQNPPAPVDITPPAPVDQAPSAPVDSTPPAPVNQTPSAPVDQTPPAPVDQTPPAPVDITPPAPVDQTPSAPVDSTPPAPVNQTPSAPVDQTPPAPVDQTPSSPVDSTPPAPVNQTSFAPVDQTPPAPVDSTPPAPIDPTPRAPVDQTLPAPVNKTPSAPVDQTPSAPVDQTPPAPVDQTPPAPVDEIPPAPVDKTPPPEEKVTAQEMCDALYNLPWSSIFAPYPHIEYQGGTNFIYCDSSSTDGSSSEDDDIAPVVDLANHPELPLCETGPSSPVLSPTERADTQNLVYARLCETWLLSPVHSPTEGAVTENLSDHLCKIGSSSPVLSPTEGAIAENLPDHKCEAEPSSPVLSPLEGAVAKNLSDHLISETAPSSPVLSPPEGAVAENVSDHISETGSSSPVLLPPEGAVAENLSDHISETGSSSPIVLPPEGAIEENLPDHKCETAPSSLVLSPPEGAVAKTLSDHLPATGALSPVFSPRLLAIAETLSDHIWENGPPSPVLSSLEGDIENEPYYRDDSEDVDRYDPYVFFRIGAGLLNMDNICFMNSVLQCLVHTVPFYEAIMYQNNPLLCVCPNGKFCIKCSLEELFRSLTSGRKYFVPQTLVQNLSHISPTFKVGRQEDAHEFLLNLWNKLMECDKYRDDMDNEHKIFVARLFGGRLVNKVMCSCGKISSKTEDVWDLQLPIENSDTLIGALQAYIVTIVPDFRCENCGNEGIVQKIDLDRLQPVVTFHLKRFDRLNNKIKKHVSFPPQLDLKPFTPRKVTFPFTSVGKMHIYYELYAIVVHEGETPVAGHYYSIIRLNANEWYKYDDSRITAVDEEEVFKQMAYILFYRPADSTSFTDAVRALRSERARGDKKGKWQIQKRRR, from the exons ATGACGGATGAAAAGAAACCCGCTGAACCACCTGCTCCGATCGATACAAAACCGCCTGCTCCGGTCGATCAAACGCCTCCTGCTCCGATTGATCCAACCCCTCCTGCTCCAGTCGATCAAACCCCTCCTGCCCCGCTCGATTCAACACCGCCTGCTCCGGTCGATCAAACGCCTCCTGCCCCGGTCGATTCAACACCGCCTGCTCCGGTCGATTTAACACCACCTGCTCCGGTTGATCCAACCCCGACTTCTCCAGTCGATCCAACCCCTCCTGCTCCGGTCGATCAAACGCCTCCTGCTCCGGTTGATATAACCCCTCCTGCTCCGGTCGATCAAACCCCTTCTGCCCCTGTCGATTCAACACCGCCTGCTCCGGTCAATCAAAACCCTCCTGCTCCGGTTGATATAACCCCTCCTGCTCCGGTCGATCAAGCCCCTTCTGCTCCTGTCGATTCAACACCGCCTGCTCCGGTCAATCAAACCCCTTCTGCTCCGGTCGATCAAACCCCTCCTGCTCCGGTCGATCAAACCCCTCCTGCTCCGGTTGATATAACCCCTCCTGCTCCGGTCGATCAAACCCCTTCTGCTCCGGTCGATTCAACACCGCCTGCTCCGGTCAATCAAACCCCTTCTGCTCCGGTCGATCAAACCCCTCCTGCTCCGGTCGATCAAACCCCTTCTTCTCCGGTCGATTCAACACCGCCTGCTCCGGTCAATCAAACCTCTTTTGCTCCGGTCGATCAAACCCCTCCTGCTCCGGTCGATTCAACACCGCCTGCTCCGATTGATCCAACCCCTCGTGCTCCGGTCGATCAAACCCTTCCTGCTCCGGTCAATAAAACCCCTTCTGCTCCGGTCGATCAAACCCCTTCTGCTCCGGTCGATCAAACCCCTCCTGCTCCGGTCGATCAAACCCCTCCTGCTCCGGTCGATGAAATCCCTCCTGCTCCGGTCGATAAAACCCCGCCTCCCGAGGAGAAGGTGACTGCACAGGAAATGTGCGACGCGCTCTACAACTTACCGTGGAGTTCGATTTTCGCTCCCTATCCTCATATTGAATATCAAGGAGGAACGAATTTCATATATTGTGATAGTTCTTCCACTGATGGCAGTAGTAGTGAAGACGATGACATAGCTCCAGTTGTTGACTTGGCGAACCATCCTGAACTCCCA TTATGTGAGACCGGGCCTTCATCTCCGGTTCTATCACCTACGGAAAGGGCTGATACACAAAATCTTGTTTACGCC CGGTTATGTGAGACATGGCTTTTATCTCCGGTTCATTCACCTACGGAAGGGGCCGTAACAGAAAATCTATCCGATCAT TTATGTAAGATCGGGTCTTCATCTCCGGTTCTTTCGCCTACGGAAGGAGCCATTGCAGAAAATCTACCCGATCAT AAATGTGAGGCCGAGCCTTCATCTCCTGTTCTTTCACCTCTGGAAGGGGCCGTAGCAAAAAATCTATCCGATCAT CTGATATCTGAGACCGCGCCTTCATCTCCGGTTCTTTCACCTCCGGAAGGGGCCGTAGCAGAAAATGTATCCGATCAT ATATCTGAGACCGGATCTTCATCTCCTGTTCTTTTACCTCCGGAAGGGGCCGTAGCAGAAAATCTATCCGATCAT ATATCTGAGACCGGGTCTTCATCTCCGATTGTTTTACCTCCGGAAGGTGCCATAGAAGAAAATCTACCCGATCAT AAATGTGAGACCGCGCCTTCGTCTCTGGTTCTTTCACCTCCAGAAGGGGCCGTAGCAAAAACTCTATCCGATCAT TTACCTGCGACTGGGGCTTTATCTCCGGTTTTTTCACCTCGGCTATTGGCCATAGCAGAAACTCTATCCGATCAT ATATGGGAGAACGGGCCTCCGTCTCCAGTTCTTTCATCCCTGGAAGGGGACATAGAAAATGAACCTTATTATAGA GATGATTCGGAAGATGTTGATAGATATGATCCATATGTGTTCTTTCGTATA GGAGCTGGGCTGCTGAATATGGACAATATATGCTTCATGAATTCGGTTTTGCAATGCTTGGTGCATACTGTGCCATTTTATGAGGCCATTATGTACCAAAATAACCCATTGCTGTGTGTTT GTCCCAATGGAAAGTTTTGTATAAAGTGCAGCCTCGAAGAGCTATTTCGATCACTTACTTCAGGAAGGAAATATTTTGTGCCTCAGACACTAGTCCAGAATTTAAGCC ACATTTCACCTACCTTCAAAGTGGGTCGACAGGAGGATGCTCATGAATTCCTTTTGAATTTATGGAATAAACTAATGGAGTGTGACAAGTATCGTGACGATATGGATAATGAACATAAAATCTTTGTGGCACGACTGTTTGGTGGCCGTCTTGTCAACAAG GTCATGTGTTCATGTGGTAAGATTTCTAGTAAGACAGAGGATGTATGGGACCTGCAATTACCTATCGAGAATTCGGACACTCTCATCGGTGCTCTGCAAGCTTATATAGTAACAATAGTACCTGACTTTCGCTGTGAAAATTGTGGGAATGAAGGTATCGTACAGAAAATTGACCTGGATCGGCTTCAACCTGTTGTCACGTTTCACCTGAAGAGGTTTGACAGACTGAACAACAAAATCAAAAAGCATGTGTCATTTCCACCTCAGTTGGACTTGAAGCCTTTCACTCCTAGAAAAGTGACTTTTCCCTTCACTAGTGTAGGCAAA ATGCATATATACTACGAGCTCTATGCTATTGTAGTGCATGAAGGGGAGACACCAGTCGCAGGTCATTACTACAGCATTATTCGCTTGAACGCCAATGAGTGGTACAAATATGATGATTCACGA ATTACAGCTGTAGATGAAGAAGAAGTTTTCAAGCAGATGGCCTATATTCTTTTCTATCGTCCGGCCGACTCGACCAGCTTTACAGATGCCGTTCGAGCTCTGCGATCAGAGCGTGCACGGGGTGATAAAAAGGGAAAATGGCAGATTCAGAAACGAAGGAGATAA
- the LOC121744190 gene encoding proteoglycan 4-like isoform X19 produces MTDEKKPAEPPAPIDTKPPAPVDQTPPAPIDPTPPAPVDQTPPAPLDSTPPAPVDQTPPAPVDSTPPAPVDLTPPAPVDPTPTSPVDPTPPAPVDQTPPAPVDITPPAPVDQTPSAPVDSTPPAPVNQNPPAPVDITPPAPVDQAPSAPVDSTPPAPVNQTPSAPVDQTPPAPVDQTPPAPVDITPPAPVDQTPSAPVDSTPPAPVNQTPSAPVDQTPPAPVDQTPSSPVDSTPPAPVNQTSFAPVDQTPPAPVDSTPPAPIDPTPRAPVDQTLPAPVNKTPSAPVDQTPSAPVDQTPPAPVDQTPPAPVDEIPPAPVDKTPPPEEKVTAQEMCDALYNLPWSSIFAPYPHIEYQGGTNFIYCDSSSTDGSSSEDDDIAPVVDLANHPELPLCETGPSSPVLSPTERADTQNLVYARLCETWLLSPVHSPTEGAVTENLSDHISETGSSSPVLLPPEGAVAENLSDHISETGSSSPVLLPPEGAVAENLSDHIYETGSSSPIVIPPEGAIAENLPDHKCETAPSSLVLSPPEGAVAKTLSDHKQLPATGALSPVFSPRLLAIAETLSDHIWENGPPSPVLSSLEGDIENEPYYRDDSEDVDRYDPYVFFRIGAGLLNMDNICFMNSVLQCLVHTVPFYEAIMYQNNPLLCVCPNGKFCIKCSLEELFRSLTSGRKYFVPQTLVQNLSHISPTFKVGRQEDAHEFLLNLWNKLMECDKYRDDMDNEHKIFVARLFGGRLVNKVMCSCGKISSKTEDVWDLQLPIENSDTLIGALQAYIVTIVPDFRCENCGNEGIVQKIDLDRLQPVVTFHLKRFDRLNNKIKKHVSFPPQLDLKPFTPRKVTFPFTSVGKMHIYYELYAIVVHEGETPVAGHYYSIIRLNANEWYKYDDSRITAVDEEEVFKQMAYILFYRPADSTSFTDAVRALRSERARGDKKGKWQIQKRRR; encoded by the exons ATGACGGATGAAAAGAAACCCGCTGAACCACCTGCTCCGATCGATACAAAACCGCCTGCTCCGGTCGATCAAACGCCTCCTGCTCCGATTGATCCAACCCCTCCTGCTCCAGTCGATCAAACCCCTCCTGCCCCGCTCGATTCAACACCGCCTGCTCCGGTCGATCAAACGCCTCCTGCCCCGGTCGATTCAACACCGCCTGCTCCGGTCGATTTAACACCACCTGCTCCGGTTGATCCAACCCCGACTTCTCCAGTCGATCCAACCCCTCCTGCTCCGGTCGATCAAACGCCTCCTGCTCCGGTTGATATAACCCCTCCTGCTCCGGTCGATCAAACCCCTTCTGCCCCTGTCGATTCAACACCGCCTGCTCCGGTCAATCAAAACCCTCCTGCTCCGGTTGATATAACCCCTCCTGCTCCGGTCGATCAAGCCCCTTCTGCTCCTGTCGATTCAACACCGCCTGCTCCGGTCAATCAAACCCCTTCTGCTCCGGTCGATCAAACCCCTCCTGCTCCGGTCGATCAAACCCCTCCTGCTCCGGTTGATATAACCCCTCCTGCTCCGGTCGATCAAACCCCTTCTGCTCCGGTCGATTCAACACCGCCTGCTCCGGTCAATCAAACCCCTTCTGCTCCGGTCGATCAAACCCCTCCTGCTCCGGTCGATCAAACCCCTTCTTCTCCGGTCGATTCAACACCGCCTGCTCCGGTCAATCAAACCTCTTTTGCTCCGGTCGATCAAACCCCTCCTGCTCCGGTCGATTCAACACCGCCTGCTCCGATTGATCCAACCCCTCGTGCTCCGGTCGATCAAACCCTTCCTGCTCCGGTCAATAAAACCCCTTCTGCTCCGGTCGATCAAACCCCTTCTGCTCCGGTCGATCAAACCCCTCCTGCTCCGGTCGATCAAACCCCTCCTGCTCCGGTCGATGAAATCCCTCCTGCTCCGGTCGATAAAACCCCGCCTCCCGAGGAGAAGGTGACTGCACAGGAAATGTGCGACGCGCTCTACAACTTACCGTGGAGTTCGATTTTCGCTCCCTATCCTCATATTGAATATCAAGGAGGAACGAATTTCATATATTGTGATAGTTCTTCCACTGATGGCAGTAGTAGTGAAGACGATGACATAGCTCCAGTTGTTGACTTGGCGAACCATCCTGAACTCCCA TTATGTGAGACCGGGCCTTCATCTCCGGTTCTATCACCTACGGAAAGGGCTGATACACAAAATCTTGTTTACGCC CGGTTATGTGAGACATGGCTTTTATCTCCGGTTCATTCACCTACGGAAGGGGCCGTAACAGAAAATCTATCCGATCAT ATATCTGAGACCGGATCTTCATCTCCTGTTCTTTTACCTCCGGAAGGGGCCGTAGCAGAAAATCTATCCGATCAT ATATCTGAGACCGGATCTTCATCTCCTGTTCTTTTACCTCCGGAAGGGGCCGTAGCAGAAAATCTATCTGATCAT ATATATGAGACCGGGTCTTCATCTCCGATTGTTATACCTCCGGAAGGTGCCATAGCAGAAAATCTACCCGATCAT AAATGTGAGACCGCGCCTTCGTCTCTGGTTCTTTCACCTCCAGAAGGGGCCGTAGCAAAAACTCTATCCGATCAT AAGCAGTTACCTGCGACTGGGGCTTTATCTCCGGTTTTTTCACCTCGGCTATTGGCCATAGCAGAAACTCTATCCGATCAT ATATGGGAGAACGGGCCTCCGTCTCCAGTTCTTTCATCCCTGGAAGGGGACATAGAAAATGAACCTTATTATAGA GATGATTCGGAAGATGTTGATAGATATGATCCATATGTGTTCTTTCGTATA GGAGCTGGGCTGCTGAATATGGACAATATATGCTTCATGAATTCGGTTTTGCAATGCTTGGTGCATACTGTGCCATTTTATGAGGCCATTATGTACCAAAATAACCCATTGCTGTGTGTTT GTCCCAATGGAAAGTTTTGTATAAAGTGCAGCCTCGAAGAGCTATTTCGATCACTTACTTCAGGAAGGAAATATTTTGTGCCTCAGACACTAGTCCAGAATTTAAGCC ACATTTCACCTACCTTCAAAGTGGGTCGACAGGAGGATGCTCATGAATTCCTTTTGAATTTATGGAATAAACTAATGGAGTGTGACAAGTATCGTGACGATATGGATAATGAACATAAAATCTTTGTGGCACGACTGTTTGGTGGCCGTCTTGTCAACAAG GTCATGTGTTCATGTGGTAAGATTTCTAGTAAGACAGAGGATGTATGGGACCTGCAATTACCTATCGAGAATTCGGACACTCTCATCGGTGCTCTGCAAGCTTATATAGTAACAATAGTACCTGACTTTCGCTGTGAAAATTGTGGGAATGAAGGTATCGTACAGAAAATTGACCTGGATCGGCTTCAACCTGTTGTCACGTTTCACCTGAAGAGGTTTGACAGACTGAACAACAAAATCAAAAAGCATGTGTCATTTCCACCTCAGTTGGACTTGAAGCCTTTCACTCCTAGAAAAGTGACTTTTCCCTTCACTAGTGTAGGCAAA ATGCATATATACTACGAGCTCTATGCTATTGTAGTGCATGAAGGGGAGACACCAGTCGCAGGTCATTACTACAGCATTATTCGCTTGAACGCCAATGAGTGGTACAAATATGATGATTCACGA ATTACAGCTGTAGATGAAGAAGAAGTTTTCAAGCAGATGGCCTATATTCTTTTCTATCGTCCGGCCGACTCGACCAGCTTTACAGATGCCGTTCGAGCTCTGCGATCAGAGCGTGCACGGGGTGATAAAAAGGGAAAATGGCAGATTCAGAAACGAAGGAGATAA
- the LOC121744190 gene encoding mucin-5AC-like isoform X1: MTDEKKPAEPPAPIDTKPPAPVDQTPPAPIDPTPPAPVDQTPPAPLDSTPPAPVDQTPPAPVDSTPPAPVDLTPPAPVDPTPTSPVDPTPPAPVDQTPPAPVDITPPAPVDQTPSAPVDSTPPAPVNQNPPAPVDITPPAPVDQAPSAPVDSTPPAPVNQTPSAPVDQTPPAPVDQTPPAPVDITPPAPVDQTPSAPVDSTPPAPVNQTPSAPVDQTPPAPVDQTPSSPVDSTPPAPVNQTSFAPVDQTPPAPVDSTPPAPIDPTPRAPVDQTLPAPVNKTPSAPVDQTPSAPVDQTPPAPVDQTPPAPVDEIPPAPVDKTPPPEEKVTAQEMCDALYNLPWSSIFAPYPHIEYQGGTNFIYCDSSSTDGSSSEDDDIAPVVDLANHPELPLCETGPSSPVLSPTERADTQNLVYARLCETWLLSPVHSPTEGAVTENLSDHLCKIGSSSPVLSPTEGAIAENLPDHKCEAEPSSPVLSPLEGAVAKNLSDHLISETAPSSPVLSPPEGAVAENVSDHISETGSSSPVLLPPEGAVAENLSDHISETGSSSPIVLPPEGAIEENLPDHKCEIAPSSPVLSPPEGAVAENLDHISETGSSSPVLLPPEGAVAENLSDHIYETGSSSPIVIPPEGAIAENLPDHKCETAPSSLVLSPPEGAVAKTLSDHKQLPATGALSPVFSPRLLAIAETLSDHIWENGPPSPVLSSLEGDIENEPYYRDDSEDVDRYDPYVFFRIGAGLLNMDNICFMNSVLQCLVHTVPFYEAIMYQNNPLLCVCPNGKFCIKCSLEELFRSLTSGRKYFVPQTLVQNLSHISPTFKVGRQEDAHEFLLNLWNKLMECDKYRDDMDNEHKIFVARLFGGRLVNKVMCSCGKISSKTEDVWDLQLPIENSDTLIGALQAYIVTIVPDFRCENCGNEGIVQKIDLDRLQPVVTFHLKRFDRLNNKIKKHVSFPPQLDLKPFTPRKVTFPFTSVGKMHIYYELYAIVVHEGETPVAGHYYSIIRLNANEWYKYDDSRITAVDEEEVFKQMAYILFYRPADSTSFTDAVRALRSERARGDKKGKWQIQKRRR, translated from the exons ATGACGGATGAAAAGAAACCCGCTGAACCACCTGCTCCGATCGATACAAAACCGCCTGCTCCGGTCGATCAAACGCCTCCTGCTCCGATTGATCCAACCCCTCCTGCTCCAGTCGATCAAACCCCTCCTGCCCCGCTCGATTCAACACCGCCTGCTCCGGTCGATCAAACGCCTCCTGCCCCGGTCGATTCAACACCGCCTGCTCCGGTCGATTTAACACCACCTGCTCCGGTTGATCCAACCCCGACTTCTCCAGTCGATCCAACCCCTCCTGCTCCGGTCGATCAAACGCCTCCTGCTCCGGTTGATATAACCCCTCCTGCTCCGGTCGATCAAACCCCTTCTGCCCCTGTCGATTCAACACCGCCTGCTCCGGTCAATCAAAACCCTCCTGCTCCGGTTGATATAACCCCTCCTGCTCCGGTCGATCAAGCCCCTTCTGCTCCTGTCGATTCAACACCGCCTGCTCCGGTCAATCAAACCCCTTCTGCTCCGGTCGATCAAACCCCTCCTGCTCCGGTCGATCAAACCCCTCCTGCTCCGGTTGATATAACCCCTCCTGCTCCGGTCGATCAAACCCCTTCTGCTCCGGTCGATTCAACACCGCCTGCTCCGGTCAATCAAACCCCTTCTGCTCCGGTCGATCAAACCCCTCCTGCTCCGGTCGATCAAACCCCTTCTTCTCCGGTCGATTCAACACCGCCTGCTCCGGTCAATCAAACCTCTTTTGCTCCGGTCGATCAAACCCCTCCTGCTCCGGTCGATTCAACACCGCCTGCTCCGATTGATCCAACCCCTCGTGCTCCGGTCGATCAAACCCTTCCTGCTCCGGTCAATAAAACCCCTTCTGCTCCGGTCGATCAAACCCCTTCTGCTCCGGTCGATCAAACCCCTCCTGCTCCGGTCGATCAAACCCCTCCTGCTCCGGTCGATGAAATCCCTCCTGCTCCGGTCGATAAAACCCCGCCTCCCGAGGAGAAGGTGACTGCACAGGAAATGTGCGACGCGCTCTACAACTTACCGTGGAGTTCGATTTTCGCTCCCTATCCTCATATTGAATATCAAGGAGGAACGAATTTCATATATTGTGATAGTTCTTCCACTGATGGCAGTAGTAGTGAAGACGATGACATAGCTCCAGTTGTTGACTTGGCGAACCATCCTGAACTCCCA TTATGTGAGACCGGGCCTTCATCTCCGGTTCTATCACCTACGGAAAGGGCTGATACACAAAATCTTGTTTACGCC CGGTTATGTGAGACATGGCTTTTATCTCCGGTTCATTCACCTACGGAAGGGGCCGTAACAGAAAATCTATCCGATCAT TTATGTAAGATCGGGTCTTCATCTCCGGTTCTTTCGCCTACGGAAGGAGCCATTGCAGAAAATCTACCCGATCAT AAATGTGAGGCCGAGCCTTCATCTCCTGTTCTTTCACCTCTGGAAGGGGCCGTAGCAAAAAATCTATCCGATCAT CTGATATCTGAGACCGCGCCTTCATCTCCGGTTCTTTCACCTCCGGAAGGGGCCGTAGCAGAAAATGTATCCGATCAT ATATCTGAGACCGGATCTTCATCTCCTGTTCTTTTACCTCCGGAAGGGGCCGTAGCAGAAAATCTATCCGATCAT ATATCTGAGACCGGGTCTTCATCTCCGATTGTTTTACCTCCGGAAGGTGCCATAGAAGAAAATCTACCCGATCAT AAATGTGAGATTGCGCCTTCATCTCCGGTTCTTTCACCTCCAGAAGGGGCCGTAGCAGAAAATCTAGATCAT ATATCTGAGACCGGATCTTCATCTCCTGTTCTTTTACCTCCGGAAGGGGCCGTAGCAGAAAATCTATCTGATCAT ATATATGAGACCGGGTCTTCATCTCCGATTGTTATACCTCCGGAAGGTGCCATAGCAGAAAATCTACCCGATCAT AAATGTGAGACCGCGCCTTCGTCTCTGGTTCTTTCACCTCCAGAAGGGGCCGTAGCAAAAACTCTATCCGATCAT AAGCAGTTACCTGCGACTGGGGCTTTATCTCCGGTTTTTTCACCTCGGCTATTGGCCATAGCAGAAACTCTATCCGATCAT ATATGGGAGAACGGGCCTCCGTCTCCAGTTCTTTCATCCCTGGAAGGGGACATAGAAAATGAACCTTATTATAGA GATGATTCGGAAGATGTTGATAGATATGATCCATATGTGTTCTTTCGTATA GGAGCTGGGCTGCTGAATATGGACAATATATGCTTCATGAATTCGGTTTTGCAATGCTTGGTGCATACTGTGCCATTTTATGAGGCCATTATGTACCAAAATAACCCATTGCTGTGTGTTT GTCCCAATGGAAAGTTTTGTATAAAGTGCAGCCTCGAAGAGCTATTTCGATCACTTACTTCAGGAAGGAAATATTTTGTGCCTCAGACACTAGTCCAGAATTTAAGCC ACATTTCACCTACCTTCAAAGTGGGTCGACAGGAGGATGCTCATGAATTCCTTTTGAATTTATGGAATAAACTAATGGAGTGTGACAAGTATCGTGACGATATGGATAATGAACATAAAATCTTTGTGGCACGACTGTTTGGTGGCCGTCTTGTCAACAAG GTCATGTGTTCATGTGGTAAGATTTCTAGTAAGACAGAGGATGTATGGGACCTGCAATTACCTATCGAGAATTCGGACACTCTCATCGGTGCTCTGCAAGCTTATATAGTAACAATAGTACCTGACTTTCGCTGTGAAAATTGTGGGAATGAAGGTATCGTACAGAAAATTGACCTGGATCGGCTTCAACCTGTTGTCACGTTTCACCTGAAGAGGTTTGACAGACTGAACAACAAAATCAAAAAGCATGTGTCATTTCCACCTCAGTTGGACTTGAAGCCTTTCACTCCTAGAAAAGTGACTTTTCCCTTCACTAGTGTAGGCAAA ATGCATATATACTACGAGCTCTATGCTATTGTAGTGCATGAAGGGGAGACACCAGTCGCAGGTCATTACTACAGCATTATTCGCTTGAACGCCAATGAGTGGTACAAATATGATGATTCACGA ATTACAGCTGTAGATGAAGAAGAAGTTTTCAAGCAGATGGCCTATATTCTTTTCTATCGTCCGGCCGACTCGACCAGCTTTACAGATGCCGTTCGAGCTCTGCGATCAGAGCGTGCACGGGGTGATAAAAAGGGAAAATGGCAGATTCAGAAACGAAGGAGATAA